The Acidimicrobiia bacterium genome segment ATGTCACACCACCGCTCCGCGTCACGCACAGCCCCGACGCGACGACCTCAGAAACGCCGTCCTTGTTGCCTCGAGAAACAATCGTATCTGCTCTTGCGATGATCGGGCACGATCGCTCGAGGCGAGGGACACTATCCTCCGAGCACACCCCCCAATCGGGGCATGACCCAACTCATTGCTCGGACCTCCTTGCGACCACCAGCTGACGACGTTCGACCGATCCTTCAAGGCGAAACACATATGCCCCAATCCCATTCACAGCCTTCCAATCAACCCGACGAGACCGACCGGCGCCTCGATTTGACGGACGTGGCAGACCGTTGGGCGGTGGCTGAGAATGCCGCGACCGCCGCCAACTACCGACTCCAGAGACTCCAGGACCGTCGTTCCGTTCGGCTCATCACGCTTGCTACGGATGTTGCCCGCCGGCGAATAGCTTTGAGGTCGATACCCCGCCGGTTCGCCGCCGCGGTCAAACGTCGCCCGCCCCAACCTCAGCGGCCCGCCATCATTCCAAGCCAGATCCTGGAGAAGCTGCCCATGCAGCGTTCGAGCGCGCTTGGGTCCGGGTCGGATTCTGTATACCCCCACCTGCAAATCGTACATTGGGGGCGGCCTCCTACGTTTGGCCGCGTGACCAGGCACTTGACAATCACACCGGACCTGAATTGGGTCAGCCTGCTGGACCAGCACATCGACTTCGTCATGCTCGAACCTGCCGCGGCGAGAGCGGTCGCTCCAATCGAAGCGTTGTCGGCTCTCCACCGGAAGGGCGTTCCCATCGTGCTCTTCGCTCGATCGAGGGACCATCTCCAGCTCTTCGACCCGACAATGTTGTCTCTCGTCGTTTCCGAGGAGCCGGATGTCATCGATGCCGCTCACGTCATCGTTGGCAAAGACCGGACGCTGCAGATCGACCCATCGGTCGACATCGACCTGTTTAATCCCATCGGCTGGCAACGCCGGCCCGAATCGAACACCGCAGCCGTCTTCCCAACAACCACCAAAGCCGACGAATCCGCCGACACTAAAACACTCATCACTCCCCTCGGTGTTGAGGCCACCGTGTACACCGGGCGGGATCGCAGTCCGACCCACCGAGCGACTCTGGCCCAAGCTGCGAAGCGGCACATCGCAGTACTGGATTCACGGCAATTCCACGAAACCGAAACCGCGTTCCTCCAACACATGCTCGAGCATGCAGCCATGGGCCTGCCCATCATCACGACGGGCTCACCTCGACTCGGCACCCTCATTCCCGCCGGGCTGATCTTCACGGTCGGAGATCCATCCGAGACGTTGGATTCGTTCAACGAACTCCGAGACACCGACGATCGCGAGCGACACAGCGTTCGACTCCGGCAATATGTACTCAGCCGTCATACGAAACGCCATCGGTTCGACCAGATCCTCGCGCAGATCGGGGTTGCCACCCCGCCCCCTCAACGGATCTCCATCATCCTGTCGACCAATAGACCAGACCACCTCGAGCATGCCTACGACCAGATCAGAGCGCAGCAATATCCCGATCTCGAATTGGTGACAGTGCTGCACGGAGACGGCGTCCCCGCCGGGCGAGCGCAGGAGTTAGCCGACTCCCTGACCTTCCCGAACCGCATTTTGACGGCTCCTGCCGGCTGGACACTCGGCGACTGTCTCAACTACGCCACATGGCACTCGACGGGCGATCTCATAACCAAGATGGATGATGATGACTTCTACGGCCCTCATCACCTCCTCGATCTGGTCACCGCCAGGGC includes the following:
- a CDS encoding glycosyltransferase; its protein translation is MTRHLTITPDLNWVSLLDQHIDFVMLEPAAARAVAPIEALSALHRKGVPIVLFARSRDHLQLFDPTMLSLVVSEEPDVIDAAHVIVGKDRTLQIDPSVDIDLFNPIGWQRRPESNTAAVFPTTTKADESADTKTLITPLGVEATVYTGRDRSPTHRATLAQAAKRHIAVLDSRQFHETETAFLQHMLEHAAMGLPIITTGSPRLGTLIPAGLIFTVGDPSETLDSFNELRDTDDRERHSVRLRQYVLSRHTKRHRFDQILAQIGVATPPPQRISIILSTNRPDHLEHAYDQIRAQQYPDLELVTVLHGDGVPAGRAQELADSLTFPNRILTAPAGWTLGDCLNYATWHSTGDLITKMDDDDFYGPHHLLDLVTARAYSKADIVGKRGNFVFLAKEDVTVSWGADYQETSPVHIPGATMMYTRQLAHEYPFQRLSKGEDSDFFTRVRLDGGLLYSTHRYNFVRNRHGDHSFDKPDAEFLAEADGEPTPGFDYQTTEIAY